In one Paramisgurnus dabryanus chromosome 21, PD_genome_1.1, whole genome shotgun sequence genomic region, the following are encoded:
- the alkal2a gene encoding aLK and LTK ligand 2a, with translation MRALRTPVLVTGLVLLICTTVHSNAIGNKSEKGEKFWFRRIMDIMSKVENSVDDGSLQTTSKDSHNLKTKTGERILEVFPRDLKKKERIIQHLTGRLYFGPKCRKHVYRLYHNTRDCTIPAYYKRCARLLTRLAGSPRCQEG, from the exons ATGCGCGCGCTGCGGACTCCAGTGCTAGTCACGGGGCTCGTTTTGTTAATCTGCACAACAGTACACAGCAATGCCATTGGTAACAAGAGTGAAAAAGGCGAGAAATTCTGGTTCAGACGGATTATGGACATCATGAGTAAGGTGGAAAACAGTGTTGATGACGGGAGCCTGCAAACCACCTCAAAGGACTCTCATAATCTCAAAACGAAGACTGGGGAACGAATTTTAG AAGTCTTTCCCAGAGACCTCAAGAAAAAGGAGAGGATTATACAACATTTAACAG GTCGTCTTTATTTCGGTCCAAAATGCAGGAAGCATGTCTATAGATTGTATCACAACACGAGAGATTGCACCATTCCTGCAT ACTACAAGAGGTGCGCGCGGCTCTTGACGCGACTAGCAGGGAGTCCGAGATGTCAAGAGGGTTAA